A genomic segment from Parolsenella catena encodes:
- a CDS encoding DMT family transporter has translation MAQRQGKGLGRGAADALLAVIACAWGSSYLLMKVGTGAVPPFSLIALRFGIAFVVVAAIFSRRLAKTRVSTLVRAAVLGALMFALFGFLMTGIVQTSASNAGFLTSLAVVFVPVINAVVRRRAPGARMTAGVAVTLLGIALLSLHGSLTLSPGDALCVMGSIFYALFIVATDRLSAKEDPLLLGVWQLGFAALFGLVATNLFEAPALPADPVHWGAVLGLALVCSAFGFVAQPVAQRATTAEHAALLFALEPVSSAVLAFVFLGETLDARGMLGAVLVIAGVLVASLPARRRSAISPSPETGVRA, from the coding sequence ATGGCTCAGCGACAGGGCAAGGGACTTGGGCGTGGCGCGGCAGACGCGCTGCTCGCCGTCATCGCGTGCGCCTGGGGCAGCTCGTACCTTCTCATGAAGGTGGGGACGGGCGCCGTTCCGCCGTTCTCGCTCATCGCCCTGCGCTTTGGCATCGCGTTCGTGGTCGTTGCGGCCATCTTCTCGCGCCGCCTTGCCAAGACGCGCGTCTCCACGCTCGTGCGCGCGGCTGTCCTCGGTGCGCTCATGTTCGCGCTGTTCGGCTTTCTCATGACCGGCATCGTGCAGACGAGCGCCTCGAACGCCGGCTTTCTCACGAGCCTGGCCGTGGTGTTCGTGCCCGTCATCAACGCCGTGGTGCGCCGGCGCGCGCCTGGCGCCCGCATGACGGCCGGCGTCGCCGTGACGCTCCTGGGCATCGCGCTGCTGAGCCTTCACGGCTCTCTCACGCTGAGTCCGGGTGACGCCCTGTGCGTCATGGGCTCCATCTTCTATGCCCTGTTCATCGTGGCGACCGACCGTCTCTCCGCCAAGGAGGACCCGCTGCTGCTGGGCGTGTGGCAGCTGGGATTCGCGGCGCTCTTTGGCCTGGTGGCCACGAACCTATTCGAGGCGCCCGCGCTGCCCGCCGACCCCGTCCACTGGGGCGCCGTGCTGGGGCTTGCGCTCGTGTGCAGCGCGTTTGGCTTCGTGGCCCAGCCCGTGGCCCAGCGCGCCACCACGGCCGAGCACGCCGCGCTGCTCTTTGCGCTCGAGCCCGTGTCGAGCGCCGTCCTCGCGTTCGTCTTCCTGGGCGAGACGCTCGACGCCCGCGGCATGCTGGGCGCCGTTCTCGTCATTGCGGGCGTGCTTGTGGCGTCGCTGCCCGCGCGCCGTCGCAGCGCCATCAGCCCGAGTCCCGAGACGGGCGTGCGCGCCTAA
- a CDS encoding LysR family transcriptional regulator, which translates to MSSYDIFLKVADLGSVTKAAAALGYTQTGASHAIAKLERQAGFPLFIRGSDGMTLTPEGRALLEPARELVNASHALEQAMSAIRGTVEGTLRLGSFTSVSTKWLPRIVSEFQRLHPQAKFEIWTGDYDEITDRLLEGRIDCGFLSLPVSPALEFRPLCEDPMLAVLPPSHPLAGKDAVTLDDIRACPIIMPQRGSDNDIRQVLDLERHEVEIRYVLNDDLSTLAMVNGGFGVSVMPRLIIESCGIELTTRPLDPPACRVIGIATPRGRRPTSLADAFIEFLGRAA; encoded by the coding sequence ATGAGCAGCTACGACATATTCCTCAAGGTCGCCGACCTCGGCAGCGTCACGAAGGCCGCGGCCGCACTCGGCTACACCCAGACCGGCGCGAGCCACGCCATCGCCAAGCTCGAGCGCCAGGCGGGGTTTCCGCTGTTCATACGCGGCTCGGACGGCATGACGCTCACGCCGGAGGGCCGAGCGCTCCTCGAGCCGGCACGCGAGCTCGTCAACGCGAGCCACGCCCTCGAGCAGGCCATGAGCGCCATACGCGGCACGGTGGAGGGGACGCTGCGGCTCGGGAGCTTCACGAGCGTCTCCACCAAGTGGCTGCCGCGCATCGTGAGCGAGTTTCAGCGCCTCCACCCCCAGGCCAAGTTCGAGATCTGGACCGGTGACTACGACGAGATTACCGACCGTCTCCTCGAGGGACGGATTGACTGTGGCTTTCTCAGCCTGCCTGTCTCGCCCGCACTCGAGTTCCGTCCCCTCTGCGAGGACCCGATGCTCGCCGTGCTGCCGCCAAGCCACCCGCTCGCGGGCAAGGACGCCGTCACGCTCGACGACATCCGCGCGTGCCCGATCATCATGCCGCAGCGGGGCTCGGACAACGACATCCGCCAGGTGCTTGACCTCGAGCGCCACGAGGTCGAGATTCGCTACGTCCTCAACGACGACCTCTCCACGCTCGCGATGGTAAACGGAGGCTTCGGCGTGTCCGTCATGCCCCGTCTCATCATCGAGAGCTGCGGCATCGAGCTCACGACGCGACCGCTTGACCCGCCCGCGTGCCGCGTCATCGGCATCGCCACCCCGCGCGGCAGGCGCCCCACCTCGCTCGCCGACGCGTTCATCGAGTTTCTGGGCCGGGCCGCGTGA
- a CDS encoding TetR family transcriptional regulator, whose translation MAEFKRARSAEQKRQRMGEIKGAARRQFDARPYHQITLTTIAGELGWSRANLYKYVSTKEEIFLLVMADLRDAYTADLVDALGTPRALDASTAARVWAQVAGRHRTYFRYGDLLYTVIETNVTVDKLEQFKRGYYAQLPEVRERLSRGLGVREELVEQLVNTVYHHAVGLAGSCLNNPLVAQAVARLGIEPAHVDFEAQIEEFVLMCLTWYRAK comes from the coding sequence ATGGCAGAGTTCAAACGCGCGAGGAGCGCCGAGCAGAAGCGCCAGCGCATGGGCGAGATAAAGGGCGCCGCCCGCAGGCAGTTCGATGCGCGGCCCTACCACCAGATCACGCTCACCACGATTGCCGGGGAGCTCGGCTGGTCTCGCGCCAACCTGTACAAGTACGTCTCCACGAAGGAGGAGATATTCCTCCTCGTCATGGCAGACCTGCGAGACGCCTACACGGCAGACCTCGTCGATGCGCTCGGCACGCCACGCGCGCTTGACGCGAGCACGGCGGCACGTGTCTGGGCGCAGGTCGCAGGGCGGCATCGCACGTACTTTCGCTATGGGGACCTGCTCTACACCGTCATCGAGACGAACGTCACCGTCGACAAGCTCGAGCAGTTCAAGCGGGGCTACTACGCTCAGCTTCCCGAGGTTCGCGAGCGACTGTCACGTGGTCTGGGCGTGCGCGAGGAGCTCGTCGAGCAACTCGTGAACACGGTCTATCACCACGCCGTGGGCCTTGCCGGGTCATGCCTGAACAACCCGCTCGTGGCGCAGGCCGTAGCAAGGCTGGGCATCGAGCCCGCGCACGTGGACTTCGAGGCGCAGATAGAGGAGTTCGTCCTCATGTGCCTCACGTGGTACCGGGCAAAATAG
- a CDS encoding aldo/keto reductase, with protein MASYDINEDGATGIKRLGFGLMRLPRAGEAIDIEQTKQMVDLFMDAGFTYFDTAWAYAGSEEAIREALVERYPRESFQLATKATPWIGCESREDAVAQLETSLRKTGAGYFDFYLLHNLGEFRTHFFDQWGMWDWIAEKREQGLIKHAGFSFHSTPEELDELLSAHPEMEFVQLQINYADWDNPAVQSRRCYEVARAHHKPVVIMEPVKGGMLANPPEQVARVLTQAEPGSSAASWAVRFAASLPGVITVLSGMSNVEQMRDNLSSMATFEGLTDEQRTTLDEARAELAKIPLIPCTRCNYCAKVCPKDIGISGTFTAMNMLTLYDNLEIAKKERSWQVEKHGHLPADDCLRCGKCEQACPQRIKIREELARSVEVFGPAR; from the coding sequence ATGGCAAGCTATGACATCAACGAGGACGGCGCCACGGGCATCAAGAGGCTGGGATTTGGCCTCATGCGCCTGCCCAGAGCGGGCGAGGCCATCGACATCGAGCAGACGAAGCAGATGGTCGACCTGTTCATGGACGCCGGATTCACCTACTTCGACACCGCCTGGGCCTATGCGGGAAGCGAGGAGGCCATCCGCGAGGCGCTCGTCGAGCGCTACCCGCGCGAGAGCTTCCAGCTGGCCACCAAGGCTACTCCCTGGATTGGCTGCGAGAGCCGCGAGGACGCCGTGGCCCAGCTCGAGACCTCGCTCAGGAAGACGGGCGCAGGCTACTTCGACTTCTACCTCCTTCACAACCTCGGCGAGTTCAGGACGCACTTCTTTGACCAGTGGGGCATGTGGGACTGGATCGCCGAGAAGAGGGAGCAGGGTCTCATCAAGCACGCTGGCTTCTCGTTCCACTCCACGCCCGAGGAGCTCGACGAGCTGCTGAGCGCCCACCCAGAGATGGAGTTCGTACAGCTCCAGATCAACTACGCGGACTGGGACAACCCGGCCGTGCAGAGCCGGCGCTGCTACGAGGTGGCCAGGGCGCACCACAAGCCCGTCGTCATCATGGAGCCCGTCAAGGGCGGCATGCTCGCGAACCCGCCCGAGCAGGTTGCCCGCGTCCTCACCCAGGCCGAGCCGGGCTCCAGCGCCGCCAGCTGGGCCGTCCGCTTCGCCGCGAGCCTGCCGGGCGTCATCACGGTGCTCTCCGGCATGAGCAACGTGGAGCAGATGCGCGACAACCTCTCCAGCATGGCGACGTTCGAGGGACTCACGGACGAGCAGCGCACGACGCTCGACGAGGCGCGCGCCGAGCTTGCCAAGATTCCCCTCATCCCCTGCACGCGCTGCAACTACTGCGCCAAGGTGTGCCCCAAGGACATCGGAATCTCCGGCACCTTCACGGCCATGAACATGCTCACGCTCTACGACAACCTCGAGATCGCCAAGAAGGAACGCTCCTGGCAGGTCGAGAAGCACGGGCACCTGCCCGCGGACGACTGCCTGCGCTGCGGCAAGTGCGAGCAGGCATGCCCGCAGCGCATCAAGATCCGAGAGGAGCTCGCGCGCTCCGTCGAGGTGTTCGGGCCTGCCAGGTAG
- a CDS encoding flavodoxin family protein, translating to MKVMLVNGSPHKYGCTNRALEEVARALEADGVEAEIFWIGAEPQGGCVACGACGKTGDCAFGEVVNEFRARAAEADGFVFGAPVHYAHAASSLLGFMDRLFYSNGRAGRPNVLAHKPAAAVASARRAGTTASLDDINKFFTISQMPIVSSFYWNNVHGATPADVERDEEGLSVMRQLGHNMAWMLKCIEAGRAAGVEPVAEPRAWTNFIR from the coding sequence ATGAAGGTCATGCTCGTGAACGGTAGCCCGCACAAGTATGGGTGCACGAACCGCGCGCTCGAGGAGGTTGCCCGCGCGCTCGAGGCGGACGGCGTGGAGGCGGAGATCTTCTGGATTGGCGCCGAGCCGCAGGGCGGCTGCGTGGCGTGCGGCGCCTGCGGCAAGACGGGGGATTGCGCGTTCGGGGAGGTTGTGAACGAGTTCAGGGCAAGGGCCGCCGAGGCCGACGGCTTCGTGTTCGGTGCCCCCGTGCACTATGCCCACGCCGCGTCCTCGCTGCTGGGGTTCATGGACCGTCTGTTCTACTCGAACGGGCGCGCCGGCAGGCCCAACGTGCTTGCGCACAAGCCCGCGGCGGCGGTGGCGAGCGCGCGCCGTGCGGGCACCACGGCATCGCTCGATGACATCAACAAGTTCTTCACCATCTCGCAGATGCCCATCGTGAGCTCGTTCTACTGGAACAACGTCCATGGGGCCACCCCGGCCGACGTCGAGCGGGACGAGGAGGGCCTGTCCGTCATGCGCCAGTTGGGCCACAACATGGCCTGGATGCTCAAGTGCATCGAGGCGGGTCGTGCGGCGGGCGTCGAGCCCGTGGCCGAGCCGCGTGCCTGGACGAACTTCATCCGCTAG
- a CDS encoding DNA-3-methyladenine glycosylase family protein, translating to MPTYFSYTSEATDYLSSRDRRLGRAIAAVEETCGHILRETDEDLFSAVIHHIVGQQISNAAQRTVWERLRASLGSVCPERVDRASAEELQSCGMTFKKAEYIKDFARKVNRHELDLAAVERMDDADAITALCSLRGVGVWTAEMLLLFCLERPDVLSFDDLAIQRGMRMVYHHRKVTREQFERYRRRYSPYGSVASLYLWAIAGGQFPGFEKDYAPLTDAQRKARRRSRDKARRKESSK from the coding sequence ATGCCCACGTACTTCAGCTACACGAGCGAGGCCACGGACTATCTCTCCTCAAGAGACAGACGGCTGGGCCGGGCGATTGCGGCCGTGGAGGAGACGTGCGGCCACATACTTAGAGAGACTGACGAGGACCTCTTCTCCGCCGTCATCCACCACATCGTGGGGCAGCAGATCTCGAACGCGGCTCAGCGCACGGTATGGGAGCGGCTTCGCGCGTCGCTCGGAAGCGTATGCCCCGAGCGCGTAGACCGAGCGAGCGCCGAGGAGCTGCAGTCATGCGGCATGACGTTCAAGAAGGCCGAGTACATCAAGGACTTCGCAAGGAAGGTCAACCGCCATGAGCTCGACCTCGCGGCCGTGGAGCGCATGGACGACGCCGATGCCATAACGGCGCTCTGCTCGCTTAGGGGCGTCGGTGTCTGGACGGCAGAGATGCTTCTGCTCTTCTGCCTTGAACGGCCAGACGTCCTGAGCTTCGACGACCTGGCAATCCAGCGCGGCATGCGCATGGTCTATCACCACCGCAAGGTCACCCGCGAGCAATTCGAGCGCTATCGACGCAGGTACAGCCCGTATGGAAGCGTTGCGAGCCTGTATCTGTGGGCCATCGCCGGTGGCCAGTTCCCAGGGTTCGAGAAGGACTACGCCCCGCTCACGGATGCGCAGAGAAAGGCACGCAGGCGCTCACGTGACAAGGCAAGGAGGAAGGAATCGAGCAAATGA
- a CDS encoding methylated-DNA--[protein]-cysteine S-methyltransferase: MMYSTYEPTLIAPLVLGSEDGTSLCACQFTSGRDAAKFCWDGAERSDQAPVFCQARSWLDRYFAGEAPDPTRLCLAPRGTTFQQAVWEALLTIPYGQTVTYGWVARRVSDMRGSRTSPRAVGGAVGANPIGIIVPCHRVVGADGSLTGFGGGIKAKVALLEHEGVALTGLTVPTRGTAL; encoded by the coding sequence ATGATGTACTCGACGTACGAGCCCACCCTCATCGCTCCGCTCGTGCTTGGGAGCGAGGACGGCACGAGCCTGTGCGCCTGCCAGTTCACGTCCGGCAGGGACGCCGCCAAGTTTTGCTGGGACGGCGCCGAGCGCAGCGACCAGGCGCCCGTCTTCTGCCAGGCCCGCTCCTGGCTTGACCGATACTTCGCGGGCGAGGCGCCAGACCCCACACGGCTTTGTCTCGCACCGCGCGGCACGACGTTCCAACAGGCCGTCTGGGAGGCGCTTCTCACCATCCCCTACGGGCAGACGGTCACCTACGGCTGGGTGGCGAGGCGCGTCTCGGACATGCGCGGCTCCAGAACGTCGCCGCGCGCGGTCGGCGGCGCGGTGGGTGCCAACCCCATCGGCATCATCGTCCCCTGCCATCGCGTCGTGGGCGCGGACGGAAGCCTCACGGGGTTTGGCGGGGGCATCAAGGCCAAGGTGGCCCTTCTCGAGCACGAGGGCGTTGCCCTCACGGGGCTCACGGTCCCCACACGCGGCACGGCGCTCTAG
- a CDS encoding NUDIX hydrolase encodes MGLAEDVMAYQPVNEQEHVDRELILGCLAHDPHVADRSSLAHLTTSAWTVDAAGERVLLCYHNIYDSWSWVGGHADGELDLAAVAARELAEETGVTRARLVDAGAGGIASLEVLTVDGHVKRGHYVGSHLHLNVTYLFVADPSLALRKKPDENSGVRWVALDEIFALSSEPWMCERVYEKLIARTRELRDAGLLG; translated from the coding sequence ATGGGACTTGCAGAGGACGTCATGGCGTACCAGCCCGTGAACGAACAGGAGCACGTGGACCGAGAGCTCATCCTGGGATGTCTCGCGCACGACCCGCACGTGGCGGACCGCAGCTCGCTCGCGCACCTCACGACGAGTGCCTGGACCGTGGATGCGGCGGGCGAGCGGGTGCTTCTGTGCTACCACAACATCTACGACTCATGGAGCTGGGTGGGCGGGCATGCGGACGGCGAGCTTGACCTTGCCGCCGTCGCGGCCCGCGAGCTCGCCGAGGAGACGGGCGTGACCCGCGCCCGCCTCGTGGACGCGGGTGCGGGCGGCATCGCCTCGCTCGAGGTGCTCACGGTGGACGGCCACGTGAAGCGAGGGCACTATGTGGGGTCTCACCTTCACCTCAACGTGACGTACCTGTTCGTGGCAGACCCCTCGCTGGCCCTGCGCAAAAAGCCGGACGAGAACAGCGGCGTGCGCTGGGTTGCGCTCGATGAGATCTTCGCCCTCTCGAGCGAGCCCTGGATGTGCGAGCGCGTGTACGAGAAGCTTATCGCCAGGACGCGCGAGCTCCGCGACGCGGGCCTGCTGGGCTGA
- the map gene encoding type I methionyl aminopeptidase: MYDNEPVPGRNEPCWCGSGKKYKKCHAAIDERLQECYLNGQEVIYRHLLKTPEDIEGIKRSAAINVGVLDMVAERIAPGVTTAEVDQWIYDYTVEHGGIPADLNYEGFPKSVCTSINDVVCHGIPSERDVLREGDIVNVDCSTILDGYFSDSSRMFCIGEVSPERKKLVDVTRESIQRGLTQVKPWNTLGDMAHAVQTYVEENGFNVVREFGGHGIGKEFHEDPFVSHVGEPGEGVVLAPGMCFTIEPMVNAGGADIDMNDPNGWTVRTADGSDSAQWEVQLVVTDTGYELLSW; this comes from the coding sequence ATGTATGACAACGAACCTGTCCCTGGCCGCAACGAGCCGTGCTGGTGCGGCAGCGGCAAGAAGTACAAGAAGTGCCACGCGGCCATCGACGAGCGCCTCCAGGAGTGCTACCTCAATGGCCAGGAGGTGATCTATCGTCACCTGCTCAAGACGCCCGAGGACATCGAGGGCATCAAGCGCTCCGCGGCCATCAATGTCGGTGTGCTCGACATGGTGGCCGAGCGCATTGCCCCGGGCGTGACGACGGCCGAGGTGGACCAGTGGATCTATGACTATACCGTCGAGCATGGCGGTATCCCGGCCGACCTCAACTATGAGGGCTTCCCCAAGAGCGTCTGCACCTCTATCAACGACGTCGTGTGTCACGGCATCCCCAGCGAGCGAGATGTGCTGCGCGAGGGCGACATCGTGAACGTCGACTGCTCCACGATTCTTGACGGCTACTTCTCCGACTCCTCGCGCATGTTCTGCATCGGCGAGGTGTCGCCCGAGCGCAAGAAGCTCGTCGACGTCACGCGCGAGAGCATCCAGCGTGGCCTGACGCAGGTCAAGCCCTGGAACACGCTCGGTGACATGGCCCATGCCGTGCAGACCTACGTGGAGGAGAACGGCTTCAACGTGGTACGCGAGTTCGGTGGCCATGGCATTGGCAAGGAGTTCCACGAGGACCCGTTCGTGTCCCACGTGGGCGAGCCGGGCGAGGGCGTGGTGCTGGCTCCGGGCATGTGCTTCACGATCGAGCCGATGGTAAACGCCGGTGGCGCGGACATCGACATGAACGATCCCAACGGCTGGACGGTGCGCACGGCCGACGGCTCCGACTCGGCCCAGTGGGAGGTCCAGCTCGTCGTGACCGATACGGGCTACGAGCTGCTGAGCTGGTAG
- a CDS encoding class II fructose-bisphosphate aldolase, with protein MLVNATHMLQSAEKGHYGLGAFNTNNIEWTYGILTAAEELQSPLIIQCTAGAAKWMTSFKLCHDVVVDMMDTLNITVPVALHLDHGSYEDCFKAIEAGFSSIMYDGSHEKDFQTNLEHTAELVKLAHSKGLSIEAEVGGIGGTEDGVTSAGELADPEQCKQIADLGVDFLACGIGNIHGLYPADWKGLSFDQLAAIKAKTGDLPLVLHGGTGIPVEQVQKAVSMGVCKVNVNTDLQVVFAQGVREYVEAGKDKQGKGYDPRKMLLPGRDAIVERTKELIREFGSDGKAWN; from the coding sequence ATGCTCGTTAACGCAACGCACATGCTCCAGTCCGCCGAGAAGGGCCACTACGGCCTCGGCGCGTTCAACACGAACAACATCGAGTGGACCTACGGCATCCTCACGGCTGCCGAGGAGCTCCAGAGCCCGCTTATCATCCAGTGCACCGCCGGTGCCGCCAAGTGGATGACCAGCTTCAAGCTGTGCCACGACGTCGTCGTCGACATGATGGACACCCTCAACATCACCGTGCCGGTTGCCCTTCACCTCGACCACGGCTCCTACGAGGACTGCTTCAAGGCCATCGAGGCCGGCTTCTCCTCCATCATGTATGACGGCAGCCACGAGAAGGACTTCCAGACCAACCTCGAGCACACGGCCGAGCTCGTGAAGCTCGCCCACTCCAAGGGCCTCTCCATCGAGGCCGAGGTTGGCGGCATCGGTGGCACCGAGGACGGCGTGACCTCCGCCGGCGAGCTCGCCGACCCCGAGCAGTGCAAGCAGATCGCCGACCTTGGCGTCGACTTCCTCGCCTGCGGCATCGGCAACATCCACGGCCTGTACCCGGCCGACTGGAAGGGCCTGTCCTTCGACCAGCTCGCGGCCATCAAGGCCAAGACGGGCGACCTGCCGCTCGTGCTCCACGGCGGCACCGGCATTCCCGTCGAGCAGGTCCAGAAGGCCGTCTCCATGGGCGTCTGCAAGGTCAACGTCAACACCGACCTTCAGGTCGTCTTCGCCCAGGGCGTGCGCGAGTACGTCGAGGCCGGCAAGGACAAGCAGGGCAAGGGCTATGACCCGCGCAAGATGCTGCTCCCGGGCCGCGACGCCATCGTCGAGCGCACCAAGGAGCTCATCCGCGAGTTCGGCTCCGACGGCAAGGCCTGGAACTAG
- a CDS encoding iron-containing alcohol dehydrogenase, which produces MNDFSFSMPTQVVFGRGVTARTGAELASRGYAHALVVYGQGSVVRTGTLGRVLASLDAAGVAHTEFGGARPNPSLAHARDGIALAREAAADVVLAVGGGSAIDTAKGIALGVPYEGDVWDLYTHAAAPVADGKLPVACVLTIPAAGSEASASSVLTNDETLLKKGLSTELNRPVVALMDPELTFTLPAYQTAAGVTDICAHILERFFSTSGPVPVTDELDCGLIRSLVDMAPRAIEDPEDYDARANIMWAGTLAHNDLAGCGRGVNGGRAGGWESHGMEHELSAHDPSVAHGAGLAVIMPAWMRYVWRSNPERFLTLGARVFDIEPVDVVEDCIDATPEEAVEDAVLATIDELQAFFCSLGMPRTLGELGVTADDIPALLETLELNKGAEFGQLQRLTMDDARKIYESAL; this is translated from the coding sequence ATGAACGACTTCAGCTTCTCCATGCCCACCCAGGTCGTGTTCGGGCGCGGCGTCACGGCCCGCACGGGCGCCGAGCTCGCCTCGCGCGGCTACGCTCACGCACTGGTCGTCTACGGCCAGGGGTCGGTCGTGCGCACGGGCACGCTCGGGCGCGTGCTCGCCTCGCTCGACGCGGCCGGCGTCGCGCACACCGAGTTCGGCGGCGCCCGCCCAAACCCGAGCCTCGCCCACGCACGGGACGGCATCGCGCTCGCCCGCGAGGCCGCGGCAGACGTGGTGCTGGCCGTGGGCGGCGGCTCTGCCATCGACACGGCCAAGGGCATCGCGCTCGGCGTGCCCTACGAGGGAGACGTCTGGGACCTCTACACCCATGCCGCGGCGCCCGTCGCGGACGGCAAGCTGCCCGTGGCCTGCGTGCTCACCATCCCGGCCGCAGGGTCTGAGGCCAGCGCCTCCAGTGTGCTCACCAATGACGAGACGCTGCTCAAGAAGGGCCTGTCCACAGAGCTCAACCGCCCCGTCGTGGCCCTCATGGACCCCGAGCTCACCTTCACGCTGCCCGCCTACCAGACGGCCGCCGGCGTCACGGATATCTGCGCCCACATCCTCGAGCGCTTCTTCTCCACGAGCGGTCCCGTCCCAGTGACCGATGAGCTCGACTGCGGCCTCATCCGCTCGCTCGTTGACATGGCCCCGCGCGCCATCGAGGACCCCGAGGACTATGACGCGCGTGCCAACATCATGTGGGCGGGGACGCTTGCCCACAACGACCTCGCCGGCTGCGGCCGCGGCGTCAACGGTGGGCGCGCGGGCGGCTGGGAGAGCCACGGCATGGAGCACGAGCTGTCCGCCCACGACCCCAGCGTCGCCCACGGCGCGGGCCTGGCCGTCATCATGCCGGCATGGATGCGCTACGTGTGGCGCTCGAACCCCGAGCGCTTCCTCACGCTGGGAGCCCGCGTGTTCGACATCGAGCCAGTCGACGTCGTGGAGGACTGCATCGACGCGACGCCCGAGGAGGCCGTCGAGGACGCCGTTCTCGCCACCATCGACGAGCTTCAGGCGTTCTTCTGCTCGCTGGGCATGCCTCGCACGCTCGGCGAGCTGGGCGTGACGGCAGACGACATCCCGGCGCTGCTCGAGACGCTCGAGCTCAACAAGGGCGCCGAGTTCGGCCAGCTCCAGCGTCTCACGATGGACGACGCCCGCAAGATCTACGAGAGCGCGCTGTAG
- a CDS encoding acylphosphatase, whose protein sequence is MAAGAMDVDEVIARWDIDEPVRLALTFCGTVQGVGFRWTTQALARAAGVGGWVRNEDDGTVSSELQGTGHAVCRVLAGLRDQFADARSSYEFLRRMGLGFSVASCERMPLSGASSHPDLEVRA, encoded by the coding sequence ATGGCCGCGGGTGCCATGGACGTGGACGAGGTCATCGCACGCTGGGACATCGACGAGCCCGTGCGCCTTGCCCTCACCTTCTGCGGCACGGTGCAGGGCGTGGGCTTCCGCTGGACCACCCAGGCGCTCGCACGGGCCGCGGGCGTGGGCGGCTGGGTGCGCAACGAGGACGACGGCACGGTGAGCTCCGAGCTCCAGGGCACGGGCCACGCCGTCTGCCGCGTGCTCGCCGGCCTTCGCGACCAGTTCGCCGACGCGCGCAGCAGCTACGAGTTCCTGCGTCGCATGGGTCTGGGCTTCTCGGTTGCCTCGTGCGAGCGCATGCCGCTCTCGGGCGCCTCCTCCCACCCGGACCTCGAGGTCCGCGCGTAG
- a CDS encoding 7beta-hydroxysteroid dehydrogenase, protein MTNLREKYGEWGVVLGATEGVGEAFCKKLAEGGMNLVMVGRREELLKEKGEKFHEEYGVDYKVVRADLSCPDEACEAVFSATEGLDMGFMSYVACLHHFGKFQHTSLEDHEKMVNVNVISFLRMFHHFMTIFAEQDRGAVINVSSMTGISSSPWNAEYGAGKAYILKLTEAVACECEKTGVDVEVCTLGTTLTPTAIKNFPKGPVGEKVVKLALTPDEVADEAFEKLGKEFSIITGERNKKSVHDWKANHTEDEYIRYMGSFYADQD, encoded by the coding sequence ATGACGAATCTGCGCGAGAAGTACGGCGAGTGGGGCGTTGTCCTCGGAGCCACCGAGGGCGTGGGCGAGGCCTTCTGCAAGAAGCTCGCCGAGGGCGGCATGAACCTCGTGATGGTGGGCCGCCGCGAGGAGCTTCTCAAGGAGAAGGGCGAGAAGTTCCACGAGGAGTACGGCGTGGACTACAAGGTCGTCCGTGCGGACCTGTCCTGCCCCGACGAGGCCTGCGAGGCGGTCTTCTCGGCCACTGAGGGCCTTGACATGGGCTTCATGAGCTACGTCGCCTGCCTGCACCACTTTGGCAAGTTCCAGCACACCTCGCTCGAGGACCACGAGAAGATGGTGAACGTCAACGTCATCAGCTTCCTGCGCATGTTCCACCACTTCATGACGATCTTTGCCGAGCAGGACCGCGGCGCGGTCATCAACGTCTCGTCCATGACGGGCATCTCGAGCTCCCCGTGGAACGCCGAGTACGGCGCCGGCAAGGCCTACATCCTCAAGCTCACCGAGGCCGTGGCCTGCGAGTGCGAGAAGACGGGCGTCGACGTCGAGGTCTGCACGCTGGGCACCACGCTCACGCCCACGGCCATCAAGAACTTCCCGAAGGGCCCGGTGGGCGAGAAGGTCGTCAAGCTCGCGCTCACGCCCGACGAGGTGGCCGACGAGGCGTTCGAGAAGCTCGGGAAGGAGTTCTCCATCATCACCGGCGAGCGCAACAAGAAGAGCGTCCACGACTGGAAGGCCAACCACACCGAGGACGAGTACATCCGCTACATGGGCTCGTTCTACGCCGACCAGGACTAG